The nucleotide window GCCTGTATTTCCCTACGGATACACACTACTCGAGTATTTTAGCCACGACGCCGGCACCCACGGTGCGGCCCCCTTCTCGTATCGCAAACCTCAGCCCCTCCTCCATCGCGATGGGCTGGATCAGCGCCACCGTGATCGAGATGTTGTCCCCAGGCATCACCATCTCGGTCCCC belongs to Betaproteobacteria bacterium and includes:
- a CDS encoding elongation factor Tu, which codes for GTEMVMPGDNISITVALIQPIAMEEGLRFAIREGGRTVGAGVVAKILE